In Papio anubis isolate 15944 chromosome 17, Panubis1.0, whole genome shotgun sequence, the following are encoded in one genomic region:
- the ANKRD40CL gene encoding putative ANKRD40 C-terminal-like protein isoform X1, which produces MAEPEQDIGEKPAELVLKVRIQNPKENDFIEIELKRQELSYQNLLKVSCCELGINPEQVEKIRKLPNTLLRKDNDIRRLQDSQEVELILMKNGSSGLTEYIPSLTERPCYNSKAAKMTY; this is translated from the exons ATGGCTGAACCGGAACAGGATATCGGGGAGAAGCCAGCAG AGCTTGTGCTTAAAGTCAGAATTCAGAACCCCAAAGAAAATGACTTCATTGAAATTGAACTGAAGAGGCAAGAACTGAGTTACCAAAACCTACTAAAAGTGAGTTGCTGTGAACTGGGGATTAACCCAGAACAAGTGGAGAAGATCAGAAAGCTACCAAACACACTGCTCAGAAAG GATAACGACATTCGAAGACTGCAGGACTCTCAGGAAGTGGaactcattttaatgaaaaatggaaGCTCCGGATTGACAGAATATATACCATCTCTGACAGAAAGGCCCTGCTATAATAGCAAAGCTGCAAAAATGACTTATTAA
- the ANKRD40CL gene encoding putative ANKRD40 C-terminal-like protein isoform X2, which produces MAEPEQDIGEKPAVRIQNPKENDFIEIELKRQELSYQNLLKVSCCELGINPEQVEKIRKLPNTLLRKDNDIRRLQDSQEVELILMKNGSSGLTEYIPSLTERPCYNSKAAKMTY; this is translated from the exons ATGGCTGAACCGGAACAGGATATCGGGGAGAAGCCAGCAG TCAGAATTCAGAACCCCAAAGAAAATGACTTCATTGAAATTGAACTGAAGAGGCAAGAACTGAGTTACCAAAACCTACTAAAAGTGAGTTGCTGTGAACTGGGGATTAACCCAGAACAAGTGGAGAAGATCAGAAAGCTACCAAACACACTGCTCAGAAAG GATAACGACATTCGAAGACTGCAGGACTCTCAGGAAGTGGaactcattttaatgaaaaatggaaGCTCCGGATTGACAGAATATATACCATCTCTGACAGAAAGGCCCTGCTATAATAGCAAAGCTGCAAAAATGACTTATTAA